GATTcagaccgcggtccgccagttgagtgaGTAGCCATACTCTAAAACATTTCCTAGTTATTCGTCGAAAGAATGCACAATATTATTCAGTGTCGGATCCGATCAGTTGCgtcaaatcaaaaataaatttttatcgaCTGTAAtgtaatctatatatatatatatacgtccaACGGACAGTCCAAATTAAAATGTCACGGAATAAAGTTAGCAAGACAAAGAATAATAATGTTAAACAATGCAATGAagcatttttaataaattgagGTAGCTCAACAAGCACCGAAACCAGTTTAGCATAACCCTTTTCTTCATTGCTGCAACACAAATCTTGGATTTTGTTTACAGATTGTTGATGGTTGATAACGAATAAAAATGAGGTCAAAAAATTATcatctttgtttatagtttttaCATAAAGCTCCTGgtattttctaaattaaaaacaaacgattttttgaaaactgaaaccTATTTTTTGACAGCAATATCAATGACTAACACCACTGAAACCTTATTGTCTACGACTACggaaatatttgttaaaaatgacGCAACAACGGTATATACGACCACGACACAATCGACACTACCTCAAACAACCACATATTCAACAGAAGCGATACAGCAGTTAACGACAGTGGAGACAACGACCAGATCAACCACAGGAGATACTAACTTTAATACTTCTCTATTTTCGACTAAATCCCAAACTGTGAGCGACTTAACAACTGAAGAACAAGCACTTGAGACTACATCCGGGGTCAATAATTCAACGATATTAAACACTGATAAATTGACAGAAAATGCTACAACATCACAACAAACTACGGTTACGACCGACCAGTCATCGAGATCGGTTGGTATAACAACGGTCTTGGGAAACACTTCTGTGACAAAAACCGATCAATCTGATACAACACTTTTGAACATGACACCAGGTATTTCAACGATTACTGAAAATATGATTCAGTCTCATTACTGAAAATATGATTCCTTCGAAAACTATCGTAGCTAATTACACTGCAATACAAAGTATTGCAATGACAATGGTTACTACAACTTCAGCACCAGTTATCCGATTGTCCAAAAGTTTTAAATTGATCGAAATTATGATTTAAAACAGAAATGTCTGAACGCGACGTTTACGTAAATCTACCCAAGATGAAACCGTTCTCTTGTAACACCTAACATTTTTGATGGTTACTTGAGTTACTTTTTTTGTGTTTGACGgattataaaaaaatgaacttCTATCCATATTAGTAGGAAAATGATTTCTATGTAATAAAAAAGAAGATATATTGTTATTACATAATGTCGACTTCAAATGGGATGAAATAAATTTAGCTAGACACATAATAGTGAATAATTATGTTACGCAATGCAGCCAACTATAATAAAGAATTTTTGACAACTCCAAGTAGTTTAAGAACTCTGAAACCAGATTTTATTCATTAGTTTTGCATAACCTTTAATCTTCTTTCTCTATTGCTGCAATTGCAGTTTTGGATTTGGTTTACAGAATGTTGATATATTCAACAATGGTATAAAATGAGGTCAAAGCATCTGTGTTTACAGTTTTACACAATGCTACTTGTATTctctaaattgaaaaaaaaacagataatttctaaaatattgaaTGTCACCTTTTCATACAGAAATATCAACAGCTTCATCAACAACTAGCGCCAGTAAAACCTTGTCCTCAAAAACTGATGAAACTTTCAATAAAACTGACGCAACAACAATATATACGACCACGACTTCAACGCAATCGACACTACCACAAACAACGACAGATTTGACTACGGTGACACAGCAGTTAACTACAGTGGAATCGACAACTAGATCAACAACAGGAGATAATATCTTTCCAACTTCTCTATTTTCGGATGTCACTGAATCACAAACAGCGAGCGATTCATCAACTGAAGCACGAACACTTGAGATTACATCCGTGAACATGAATAATTCAACGATATCAAACTCCGATAAATTTACAGAAAAAGTTACAACATCACAACAAACTATGATCACAACTGCCCAGTCGCCGAAAGCAGTTGATGTAACAACGGACCCCAGAAACATTTCTGTGACAAAAACCGACCACTCTGATACAACACTTAGGAGTATGACACCAGACTTTACAACGAATAGTCCCTCTACTAACAATATGATTCCCTTGACAACTGTCGTATCTAATTATACTGGAATGCACAACAGTACAACAATGGTTACTACAACTTCAACTACACCGATGCAGAATACGTTCACTTTAGAAACCTCTAACAGCACACAAAGTACGTTTGTAATGACCCCAACACTTACTGAAAACACATCAAGCGAAAAGGCTGTCACGACACCCGTGCAGCCAAGTTCGACTTCAAACGAAACAACATCAATTTTACCAGAATTATTATCAACATTGGAACCTAAAACAGTATCGATAGATCATTCAACAATAATGAGTACATCTACTTACAaaccaacaacaacaaacgcAACAATAGCGCTGAAAGAGACTTACAAAACCACAACGCAATCCACCTTGTTAACGACTTCCAACCAAACAATCATACAGCAACCAGCAACAACACTACAACAATCTACTGTAAATCAACCAGGCTCGATTGCGACACAACAAAGCACGACCGTTTCTACACCAACAACAGTAATCGGGCGAGTGGATACAGATCAATCGACGGGCTTACCAGGGCAAGATTTTACGACTCCTGTTCAAACTATTTCTCACGAAGCAACGAGTTTGCTGGAACAAACCAAAACAACTCCAATTCAAATGACTATCCAACAAAATCAGCTGTCTTCAACATCGAATAATGGATTGAAAACAACATTCAGAGCAACAACGAAGCAAATAACAACAATGCAGAATCAAACCAGGCAGATGGTGGCAACAACCAAACCAACATCCCAAACCACTATGAATATAACTACATCTCAAGCACCTTCGTCGCAACAAACTAAAACCATATCGACTGACGTCAATGCATTAACGGACCAAACACCAACAACACAAACTGCACTTGTTCAATCAACTTCCCCCACAAACCAAACTACAACATTCAGAGATTCATCTTCGAGCACTACCAATACGGATAGCATGACAACTACGGACCAAACAACGAAACAATTGATTTCGACAAATCCTGAACAAAAAACGACATCGACAGATCAAACAACATCAATAGGAGACACAACGACGAAGTCAGCTCAACCTATAACAGAATCCAAACAACCAACATTTATGGTAACTGGTTTTGTGACCGGGACGATCGAGCAGACGTCCGATGGTAATAAAACAACTAGCCGCTCAGCAACCACGGTGAGCCACTCAACGTCACGGACAGACCAAACAACATCGATGGGAGACACAACGACAAAGTCAGCTCAACCCATAACAGAATCCAAACAACCAACATCTATGGTAACTGGTTTTGTGACCGGGGCGGTCAAGCAGACATCCGATGGTAATAAAACAAATAGTCTCCCAGCAACCACGATGAGCCACTCAACAGATGTTCATCCTACTCAACAGACAAGTACTATTGTATTTGCAAGACAAACAGCAACAATAGTAACTTCTTCAATAGAGACCAACGATAACATCACACTTTCAGACGCATCTGTTTCATCCTTGTATACACGGGCAcaagaaaatgtttcaaatccATTTTTGACGATTGAGATGCCCACAACACAATCTATTACAAATAATGCAACAACACAATTGTTAGTAGCAACAACTCTTGGTATGTCAAGTAAATCGCCGAATCATACCATGAATAATAATCTTACAATCACTGCGGAAAACATTAGTAGGACTGGCAACACTACGACCTTGCTTGTCGAAGTCGTAACAAGGCCAAATAACCTTACATCATCCGGTACAAAAGCAGATTCATTGGTTGAGGAAACAACATCTAACCAGTCTACAAATCCTACAGTGTATTGGTCGGCCCCAGTCAATAGCAATCAAACATCTACACGACTCTATTCGACTGTAAACGTAACTGGAAGTTTAGTAACTTCTTCAGTTGGCGCTACGGCAGCAAATTCACAAACAAACGTAACTGATCAACTCGGAATAACTGAGACCAAAACGACAACACAATCAACAGAAACAACTAGCATGATATCAAATATTGTTTTGTCTTCCGCGACTGTTGCAGCCACAACAGAGCCTATCGCTGGATTAACAACGCCAGACGACAGATCAAATCTGAACTCGACTTCTAATTTTTCCCTCCCCAATACTGAAAATAATGCTCTCAGATCAACCTCAAAAGTAATAATTAAAACTACTGAAAGTTCACGAGCAACCGGAACTCCTGTCCCTCAAGAATTAACCACACTCGAATTGAAGTCTACTTTAAATACAGGAATCTCAACTACAACTGGAATGCTAAAAATATCAACGACAGCTGAAACATTTGCAGTGAAATCCAAATCTACTGAACGTACAGAACAATTAAAAGAGGAAACTACTGAAAAGGGGAAAGAATCAACTACAATTAAATCGGACAATACTGAAAGAACAGAATATTCAACTACGTCTGAACTGAAAACAACTAATAGTGCAGAAGAAGTGAGTGCAGCGGAAACTGATTTTACTACAGCTAAGTTGGGAACTACTGACAGTAAAATGACTACAACAGAACCAGAATTTACTGAAATTGTAGACACCATAACTACATCTGTATCAGATGGCACTAACAATATGATGAAATTAAGCACATATGCGTTAGAAACTACAACAAACGCAGAAGACTACACTGCAAATGAAGAGGAAACTACTGAAATCGTCTACAAAACTACTGAAAGTTTGGACACTACTGAAGGAGATGAAACTACTACAAGTGGAGAAACATTTACGTTAGAATCCACAGAACACTACACTACACATGATGCAGAAACTACTGAAGAAGAGACTACTGCAAGAGGTGAAGCATTTACTTCAGTCAAACCAGAAACTACAGAAAGCACAGTGTTTCTAACTTCAACCATAGCTGAAACTACTACGAGTACAACAGAATCAATTTCCATTGCGTTGACAACTATCAGCTCCGATGAATCGACAAAGTCAGCAGCAGAAACAACAGAAAAATTCACTACACTCAAATCTGAAACGATAAGCAAAAATCAGGGAATATCCACCATGGAATCCCGGTTTGTGACAACAAGCGATTCATCAACCATGAAAGACAAATCCACTGTAGAACTGCCAACACCAGCTCAAGTTACTACATCTTTGACCAGCATGTTTTCAACAACCGAAAGTATACAGGAACAATTAACAAGTAAAGCAATGACAAATGTTGTATCAACAACTACAGCGAAAGTAAGTGTGCAACAAAATTCTTTTTACGCTACAAATGGTTAACAGTTACTCCAAGAATCAAGTCCGCGCATTCGAAATGTCGAGGTGAAATAAGACTTCATTCATGATATCAATTAGATTCCGCAGTTGATATTCGCATGGTATAGATATTGATTTTCGAGCTTTTTCCACTTCTGCAATGAGTGCATATCCGCAATTCCGACCAGAATAAACTTTTTTCAATGCATTTGGTAGGCAGATTCCATCCCAAAACTCTTTTCCCTCAAGTGGCTGTTTGAGTTAGAATCATGCTCAAAGTGAGGTTAAAGTACTTGTTGCAAAAGTATATCTATGAGAATTTTCTTACATTTTGTCCAACATTTTACAGCTGACGACAACCGGTCTCATGAATGCAACGAGCAATATTCCGGACATTACCAATATAAATATCACCTCAGAAAATATTGGAGAATTAGTCAATCAAGTTGCCAACAGTATCATCGGGATTGCGAATGAAGGTAAATAAAGGTCGTTatgaaagttttgaaaattggACTTCACAATTGACCCAATGAGTTATATAGATAATAAATCaactattaattaattattattttggtAACGTATCAAGTGAAACCAAAATCAATTTACGCAATCccctttaaaaaaataattttcgctGCAAGTAACAAGTACGAAGAACTGTCTTCGAACTGTTTTTACATTAGATTTTGCTACACGGTTAAATATCCACCACCCACGTGCTTAAATTAGGTAGTAATCAAGGTAGTAACCCCTAAGTGAATGAGATTGTGCCACATAACGTGGTAGGAAATCGTCATCTGAGTTTGTTCTTATTTCATGGGTGCACACATTTTCAATTCTAATTTAGCCTACATTGTATACATTCTCTGTGCATTAAATCCTAAATTTTCACAGGGAACCTAAATGTAGCTGATGCTGGTTCGGTGGCGGACAGTCTGGAGCATGTATTGAAATCTGGTGTTCCCATTGGATCAGATATTGCTGGGGTTATGTTCGACGTTGTCGATATGTTCTCCGGTGCAACTGGCTCAGGTGAATTCAAATTGCACAATAATTATGCCGGTTAATTGTTGGTTAAAATGAACTGGTCCCAGGAATACTACTAGCCATCATGAAATGAAACGAATTATTTAAGAAAAATttccggtactcccgtagtatgtgtaccaggttaggaataggccataattttattccgatttactttattttagtctgagttcgggaactgtctgtgttatcctAGTAAATATACCCCTGTCCACACTCCACAggcttcagttcctttacaaaacttgatgtaaagtagggaAACGAAATTAGTtcccttcatattggtacacatacttctggagcgccaaatattcaaaaactatTGTTTTAAGGCCCTGTAAAGAAATGTATTTTGTGACTTTACTTTTGTGTACACGGAAATATAAATATAGCTGCCTTAAATAGAAagtgcaaaaaaaaattttcaacttcttCATTATGTCTACTCTacaccaggggttctcaaacttttggtgttgcggagcccttggaaaggttgactattagtcacggagccccaaaataaatgttaaagttgttactttcagattaatattcctgagcaagttaaaagtactttacttaatttaaatgctgaaccttagggttaatacaagtcatacataaatctaaatttcaaacataaattatatatacaataaagctgtaaatttgacacttgacaaacatattaataaataaggGGTCGAAtattttcccttttgacatttttggaagacttaaaaggccgctaataacgtgcgcaattgcattttgttacaatcgccgatttttttcgtcagcatggcgtgtctTTGAACCTtttaacatctttacgccggtgtttattctccctaaatcaaaaatttccctcggcatatatatacatgtatagttacacaatgacgacgttattcgcttttttgttctcgtggggaattatgagttcaatgtgaaaacatgttaccatattattgTCATCGttacgaaatgctaaaaataataattaataaagagataaatccgcaactcaaatttcttgattgaaaagcggcattctaaaataataaaactaaaacttaaaatggaagatcacaggtttggtttcagcagactcacctcagattgaaaacgtatttatagacattgtaaatcacaaaaattggtgttatgttaggttttcatcgtagtaactgcgaaatcgaaacagagtcaattgtgcgcgcgatgtaccttttccCCCATtatgaaactaccgacggagccgcacgcaatcaattgtgcgcgttccgcgatgtaccttttttttcattctgaaactaccgacggagccgaatgcaataaaataaatttcaattgttcgttaaatgctcgcatcggtcatggattaaatattttacgcaataaaaatctcgttatccgttttttttaatcgcgaagaatgttgcgcggaaatttccgattccaattttgaaccaccacactcttaagaatcctg
The sequence above is a segment of the Styela clava chromosome 7, kaStyClav1.hap1.2, whole genome shotgun sequence genome. Coding sequences within it:
- the LOC120328836 gene encoding uncharacterized protein LOC120328836 isoform X1, which codes for MWNSWIKVILILLASIINQTHGSTKLLLEITGSNTSTADIIAFTRNVVEFSNSTSLNISIADVNECESLSMNTCSEHANCTNIEGGFTCQCSDGFIDVGGENPGRNCSDYDECTTGINNCHQNATCTNTNGSFYCVCKNGFTGNGTTCSDYDECTTGNNNCHLNATCINTNGSFDCVCKKGFTGNGTTCLAISMTNTTETLLSTTTEIFVKNDATTVYTTTTQSTLPQTTTYSTEAIQQLTTVETTTRSTTGDTNFNTSLFSTKSQTVSDLTTEEQALETTSGVNNSTILNTDKLTENATTSQQTTVTTDQSSRSVGITTVLGNTSVTKTDQSDTTLLNMTPEISTASSTTSASKTLSSKTDETFNKTDATTIYTTTTSTQSTLPQTTTDLTTVTQQLTTVESTTRSTTGDNIFPTSLFSDVTESQTASDSSTEARTLEITSVNMNNSTISNSDKFTEKVTTSQQTMITTAQSPKAVDVTTDPRNISVTKTDHSDTTLRSMTPDFTTNSPSTNNMIPLTTVVSNYTGMHNSTTMVTTTSTTPMQNTFTLETSNSTQSTFVMTPTLTENTSSEKAVTTPVQPSSTSNETTSILPELLSTLEPKTVSIDHSTIMSTSTYKPTTTNATIALKETYKTTTQSTLLTTSNQTIIQQPATTLQQSTVNQPGSIATQQSTTVSTPTTVIGRVDTDQSTGLPGQDFTTPVQTISHEATSLLEQTKTTPIQMTIQQNQLSSTSNNGLKTTFRATTKQITTMQNQTRQMVATTKPTSQTTMNITTSQAPSSQQTKTISTDVNALTDQTPTTQTALVQSTSPTNQTTTFRDSSSSTTNTDSMTTTDQTTKQLISTNPEQKTTSTDQTTSIGDTTTKSAQPITESKQPTFMVTGFVTGTIEQTSDGNKTTSRSATTVSHSTSRTDQTTSMGDTTTKSAQPITESKQPTSMVTGFVTGAVKQTSDGNKTNSLPATTMSHSTDVHPTQQTSTIVFARQTATIVTSSIETNDNITLSDASVSSLYTRAQENVSNPFLTIEMPTTQSITNNATTQLLVATTLGMSSKSPNHTMNNNLTITAENISRTGNTTTLLVEVVTRPNNLTSSGTKADSLVEETTSNQSTNPTVYWSAPVNSNQTSTRLYSTVNVTGSLVTSSVGATAANSQTNVTDQLGITETKTTTQSTETTSMISNIVLSSATVAATTEPIAGLTTPDDRSNLNSTSNFSLPNTENNALRSTSKVIIKTTESSRATGTPVPQELTTLELKSTLNTGISTTTGMLKISTTAETFAVKSKSTERTEQLKEETTEKGKESTTIKSDNTERTEYSTTSELKTTNSAEEVSAAETDFTTAKLGTTDSKMTTTEPEFTEIVDTITTSVSDGTNNMMKLSTYALETTTNAEDYTANEEETTEIVYKTTESLDTTEGDETTTSGETFTLESTEHYTTHDAETTEEETTARGEAFTSVKPETTESTVFLTSTIAETTTSTTESISIALTTISSDESTKSAAETTEKFTTLKSETISKNQGISTMESRFVTTSDSSTMKDKSTVELPTPAQVTTSLTSMFSTTESIQEQLTSKAMTNVVSTTTAKLTTTGLMNATSNIPDITNINITSENIGELVNQVANSIIGIANEGNLNVADAGSVADSLEHVLKSGVPIGSDIAGVMFDVVDMFSGATGSADEQQIDPEAASKMTRFVSGLLENIDLKPGEVYMKETSTLTLEAADFFLNETQTGFVATGSQISMPVGFLQPTTTNRKRRALGDAEVLRTAFTEYTDARLFVEIEPTVKVVLSDAVQQDTKLPKNTRILNTPVIAASVAQQEINNSQETAQITLKKIISKESRVNNNNGTYEVTTYSSPECVFWDYDIMTWSSSGCKLSGESEDEVTCECNHLTSFAVIMKVEVTVDDTILTYLSFVGAGLSIAGLIWTIITYSIFRSLRAHRSKKILLNFCLALCGVYITYLFGIAVNSPADQAQCITSGFFLHYFTMAVMSWMFIEVLDMYFMFVKIMWTSFHKYLLKACLFGWGMPFILAIATVGSHLGFPDRDIYPEFKDGAVCWLGTSGMLYGFIIPSSIILMTNLILFGIVLYHITCKRNRKRLSRIRSTTKQVKAGQHIINALALLLLAGPTWIIGYFINVQPVEDGVFRRALSYVFVILNAFQGFWIFIVFSIRPAPVRKRWRVLFTQGKFAEKSTSISSVSHRNTEKTTPSKTPRSSILPSDNTVNIQNLSKRTVQSTVSSNSSNCKNSTNGSNLIHPHISVRNSNSNNSVSLSEDFCIPEETYRTSNNIAIKFQANKDWDIDSGKGTESVKSVSDESEISTTRI
- the LOC120328836 gene encoding uncharacterized protein LOC120328836 isoform X2, translated to MWNSWIKVILILLASIINQTHGSTKLLLEITGSNTSTADIIAFTRNVVEFSNSTSLNISIADVNECESLSMNTCSEHANCTNIEGGFTCQCSDGFIDVGGENPGRNCSDYDECTTGINNCHQNATCTNTNGSFYCVCKNGFTGNGTTCSDYDECTTGNNNCHLNATCINTNGSFDCVCKKGFTGNGTTCLAISMTNTTETLLSTTTEIFVKNDATTVYTTTTQSTLPQTTTYSTEAIQQLTTVETTTRSTTGDTNFNTSLFSTKSQTVSDLTTEEQALETTSGVNNSTILNTDKLTENATTSQQTTVTTDQSSRSVGITTVLGNTSVTKTDQSDTTLLNMTPEISTASSTTSASKTLSSKTDETFNKTDATTIYTTTTSTQSTLPQTTTDLTTVTQQLTTVESTTRSTTGDNIFPTSLFSDVTESQTASDSSTEARTLEITSVNMNNSTISNSDKFTEKVTTSQQTMITTAQSPKAVDVTTDPRNISVTKTDHSDTTLRSMTPDFTTNSPSTNNMIPLTTVVSNYTGMHNSTTMVTTTSTTPMQNTFTLETSNSTQSTFVMTPTLTENTSSEKAVTTPVQPSSTSNETTSILPELLSTLEPKTVSIDHSTIMSTSTYKPTTTNATIALKETYKTTTQSTLLTTSNQTIIQQPATTLQQSTVNQPGSIATQQSTTVSTPTTVIGRVDTDQSTGLPGQDFTTPVQTISHEATSLLEQTKTTPIQMTIQQNQLSSTSNNGLKTTFRATTKQITTMQNQTRQMVATTKPTSQTTMNITTSQAPSSQQTKTISTDVNALTDQTPTTQTALVQSTSPTNQTTTFRDSSSSTTNTDSMTTTDQTTKQLISTNPEQKTTSTDQTTSIGDTTTKSAQPITESKQPTFMVTGFVTGTIEQTSDGNKTTSRSATTVSHSTSRTDQTTSMGDTTTKSAQPITESKQPTSMVTGFVTGAVKQTSDGNKTNSLPATTMSHSTDVHPTQQTSTIVFARQTATIVTSSIETNDNITLSDASVSSLYTRAQENVSNPFLTIEMPTTQSITNNATTQLLVATTLGMSSKSPNHTMNNNLTITAENISRTGNTTTLLVEVVTRPNNLTSSGTKADSLVEETTSNQSTNPTVYWSAPVNSNQTSTRLYSTVNVTGSLVTSSVGATAANSQTNVTDQLGITETKTTTQSTETTSMISNIVLSSATVAATTEPIAGLTTPDDRSNLNSTSNFSLPNTENNALRSTSKVIIKTTESSRATGTPVPQELTTLELKSTLNTGISTTTGMLKISTTAETFAVKSKSTERTEQLKEETTEKGKESTTIKSDNTERTEYSTTSELKTTNSAEEVSAAETDFTTAKLGTTDSKMTTTEPEFTEIVDTITTSVSDGTNNMMKLSTYALETTTNAEDYTANEEETTEIVYKTTESLDTTEGDETTTSGETFTLESTEHYTTHDAETTEEETTARGEAFTSVKPETTESTVFLTSTIAETTTSTTESISIALTTISSDESTKSAAETTEKFTTLKSETISKNQGISTMESRFVTTSDSSTMKDKSTVELPTPAQVTTSLTSMFSTTESIQEQLTSKAMTNVVSTTTAKLTTTGLMNATSNIPDITNINITSENIGELVNQVANSIIGIANEGNLNVADAGSVADSLEHVLKSGVPIGSDIAGVMFDVVDMFSGATGSDEQQIDPEAASKMTRFVSGLLENIDLKPGEVYMKETSTLTLEAADFFLNETQTGFVATGSQISMPVGFLQPTTTNRKRRALGDAEVLRTAFTEYTDARLFVEIEPTVKVVLSDAVQQDTKLPKNTRILNTPVIAASVAQQEINNSQETAQITLKKIISKESRVNNNNGTYEVTTYSSPECVFWDYDIMTWSSSGCKLSGESEDEVTCECNHLTSFAVIMKVEVTVDDTILTYLSFVGAGLSIAGLIWTIITYSIFRSLRAHRSKKILLNFCLALCGVYITYLFGIAVNSPADQAQCITSGFFLHYFTMAVMSWMFIEVLDMYFMFVKIMWTSFHKYLLKACLFGWGMPFILAIATVGSHLGFPDRDIYPEFKDGAVCWLGTSGMLYGFIIPSSIILMTNLILFGIVLYHITCKRNRKRLSRIRSTTKQVKAGQHIINALALLLLAGPTWIIGYFINVQPVEDGVFRRALSYVFVILNAFQGFWIFIVFSIRPAPVRKRWRVLFTQGKFAEKSTSISSVSHRNTEKTTPSKTPRSSILPSDNTVNIQNLSKRTVQSTVSSNSSNCKNSTNGSNLIHPHISVRNSNSNNSVSLSEDFCIPEETYRTSNNIAIKFQANKDWDIDSGKGTESVKSVSDESEISTTRI